Proteins co-encoded in one Sporosarcina sp. FSL K6-1522 genomic window:
- a CDS encoding enoyl-CoA hydratase/isomerase family protein, protein MAYDIQIDNGIATFTIDRPDMRNAVNHQVMEGLERFLDRIEDHPEVAYVVITGAGDRAFCSGGDLAEFHALRTANEAFPMLSKMTDLLYRVATLPVPVIALVNGVAVGGGCEIATACDYRVVSARAKAGFIQGTLAITTGWGGATLLFEKSGKHDQAFRFLSEAEVHTAESLLADGWATEVYEGNAEEGLKHFLAKMSRIHPSVHRAYKTVAIRKWTADFMRDRMLEESRQCSILWEAEAHHEAVDRFFAKK, encoded by the coding sequence ATGGCTTACGATATTCAAATTGACAATGGGATTGCGACGTTTACCATCGATCGTCCTGACATGCGCAATGCGGTGAATCATCAGGTGATGGAAGGGCTTGAACGATTTTTGGATCGTATAGAAGACCATCCTGAAGTAGCCTACGTTGTCATAACTGGGGCGGGAGATCGTGCATTTTGTTCGGGAGGGGACCTTGCAGAATTCCATGCCTTACGTACAGCGAATGAGGCTTTTCCGATGTTGAGTAAAATGACCGATTTGTTATATCGAGTCGCCACATTGCCGGTGCCAGTGATTGCACTTGTCAATGGCGTAGCTGTTGGCGGAGGTTGTGAAATCGCGACAGCATGCGATTACCGAGTAGTATCCGCGCGTGCGAAAGCAGGTTTCATTCAAGGGACGTTAGCAATTACGACAGGTTGGGGCGGTGCGACGCTATTATTTGAGAAGTCGGGGAAGCATGACCAAGCGTTTCGTTTTTTATCGGAGGCTGAGGTGCACACAGCTGAATCGCTACTTGCTGATGGCTGGGCGACGGAAGTGTATGAAGGGAATGCAGAAGAGGGGCTTAAGCATTTTCTTGCTAAAATGTCTCGCATTCATCCGTCTGTGCACCGAGCATATAAAACGGTTGCCATTCGCAAATGGACAGCTGATTTTATGCGTGACCGTATGCTAGAAGAATCGCGCCAATGTTCGATTCTTTGGGAAGCTGAAGCGCATCATGAAGCAGTCGATCGTTTTTTTGCTAAAAAATAA
- the rpmF gene encoding 50S ribosomal protein L32, translated as MAVPKRRTSKTVKNKRRTHYKLQVPGMTTCDNCGEIKLAHRICKSCGQYKGKEVVGK; from the coding sequence ATGGCTGTACCAAAAAGAAGAACATCCAAAACAGTTAAAAACAAACGCCGTACGCATTATAAATTGCAAGTACCGGGAATGACTACTTGTGATAACTGTGGCGAAATCAAATTGGCTCACCGCATTTGTAAATCATGCGGTCAATACAAAGGAAAAGAAGTTGTAGGTAAATAA
- a CDS encoding YceD family protein, producing MKWSIHQLQRYRQGAMPLDEAVDLESVKIRNPEIRNITPVRVTGSCTIGAKKLACRFRLEGTMTLPCSRTWEDVELPFSIEADEQFSWDEDVLATDDEIHPVVGEVIDPTPVFEELVLLEVPLQIFSDKADEMQQAEGKGWSYTTDEAYNARLLEELETKVDPRLAGLAKFFESKDE from the coding sequence ATGAAATGGTCAATCCATCAATTGCAGAGATACAGGCAAGGTGCGATGCCGCTTGACGAAGCTGTCGACCTTGAGTCCGTTAAAATACGGAACCCGGAAATCCGGAATATTACGCCTGTCCGAGTGACCGGGAGTTGTACAATCGGTGCTAAGAAATTGGCATGCCGATTCCGGCTCGAAGGGACAATGACATTGCCTTGTTCCCGTACATGGGAAGACGTCGAACTGCCGTTTTCAATCGAAGCTGATGAACAATTCAGCTGGGATGAGGATGTGCTAGCGACAGACGATGAAATCCATCCTGTTGTGGGAGAAGTCATCGATCCGACCCCTGTCTTTGAGGAGCTCGTCCTCCTTGAAGTGCCCTTGCAAATATTCAGCGATAAAGCGGATGAAATGCAACAGGCTGAAGGAAAAGGCTGGTCATATACAACTGATGAGGCGTACAATGCCAGGCTCCTTGAGGAACTGGAAACGAAAGTGGATCCGAGACTTGCCGGTTTGGCAAAATTCTTTGAATCCAAGGACGAATAG
- a CDS encoding nucleotidyltransferase — protein sequence MTTLKATGIVVEYNPFHNGHLYHARQAKKITEADVIIAVMSGNFLQRGEPAFVDKWARTQMALQNGVDVVFELPYAFATANAPSFAKGAIQLLDAAQCSAFCFGSEDGEIEPLERSFQLIQQAGEHYEQLIKDATRRGLSYPKALNEAYVATANTSAINGTLADLSKPNNILGFHYMESAYAIGSTMTATTIPRIVAQYHDDAIAGNQIASATGIRKAFFESDTLETVTDFVPGATQNILHSQQSFGSWTAFYPYLRFTILRDGPERLKAIADIAEGIENLFYRAATTNTTFEGFMQDVKSKRYTWTRLQRMLTHIFTGFTYDLRDDMQTPSYLRLLGMTQTGRQYLNEQKKRLKLPVVSKAAAFSNPSLRMDIHAADMYALGKEDPCLGSDYTTHPIFIR from the coding sequence GTGACGACTTTGAAAGCGACAGGAATTGTTGTTGAATATAATCCGTTCCATAACGGACACTTATACCATGCACGGCAAGCGAAAAAAATCACAGAGGCTGATGTTATCATTGCGGTCATGAGTGGGAATTTCTTGCAACGGGGAGAACCTGCTTTCGTTGATAAATGGGCCCGTACGCAAATGGCCTTACAAAACGGCGTAGACGTCGTTTTTGAGCTCCCTTACGCTTTTGCGACCGCTAATGCTCCTTCCTTCGCCAAAGGCGCTATACAGCTACTAGACGCCGCACAATGCAGTGCTTTTTGCTTCGGTAGCGAAGACGGGGAAATCGAGCCACTCGAAAGAAGTTTTCAGCTCATTCAACAGGCTGGAGAGCATTATGAGCAACTTATCAAAGATGCCACTCGCCGTGGACTAAGCTATCCGAAAGCGTTAAATGAAGCGTATGTCGCTACTGCGAATACCTCAGCAATCAATGGTACACTGGCGGATTTATCGAAGCCGAATAATATATTAGGTTTTCATTATATGGAATCAGCCTACGCGATCGGCTCTACAATGACAGCCACTACAATTCCCCGGATTGTTGCGCAATACCATGACGACGCCATTGCGGGCAATCAAATCGCCAGTGCAACAGGTATTCGTAAAGCTTTTTTTGAATCGGACACACTCGAAACCGTTACCGATTTCGTGCCAGGTGCGACACAAAACATTTTGCACAGCCAACAATCCTTTGGCAGTTGGACAGCATTTTATCCCTATCTGCGTTTCACGATTTTACGGGATGGTCCCGAACGCCTAAAAGCCATTGCGGACATTGCCGAGGGCATTGAAAACCTGTTTTATCGTGCAGCAACGACAAACACAACATTTGAAGGTTTCATGCAAGATGTCAAATCCAAACGCTATACATGGACACGCCTTCAGCGAATGCTGACACATATCTTCACTGGCTTCACGTACGATTTACGAGACGACATGCAAACGCCTTCCTACTTACGCTTACTTGGAATGACACAAACAGGAAGACAATACCTGAATGAACAGAAAAAAAGGCTAAAGCTACCTGTTGTTAGCAAAGCAGCCGCCTTTTCAAATCCGTCCCTTCGGATGGACATTCACGCAGCAGACATGTACGCACTTGGTAAGGAAGACCCTTGCCTTGGTAGCGATTACACGACGCATCCAATCTTCATCCGATAG
- a CDS encoding SepM family pheromone-processing serine protease codes for MKKKQFGVAGIILVIIAILLVYPLDAYISQPGGAYDLAPLVEVTDGDQDDVGTFSLMTISVSKATPFLYMYSKFSDNKKLLPANQVRRDGENDKEYNVRQRRMMSGSQFNAITVAFEKAGLPVDVDYNGIFVTMVLEGGAADGILEAGDRIHAVDGTELTESGQFFTLIDDKKLGDDMLLSVDRRDKLRDVTVTLKEIPDSEGRAGLGVRFEEDRVLTTDPEVEFKTSDIGGPSAGLMFTLEIMNRLLDEDLTKGYNIAGTGEMLEDGTVGRIGGADFKVIAADQAGVEIFFAPADDLPAEVKAANPGIMTNYEEAVKTAEKIGTTMTIVPVITIDDALDYLASLEEK; via the coding sequence ATGAAAAAAAAGCAATTCGGCGTAGCGGGCATTATCCTTGTCATCATTGCGATTTTGCTTGTTTATCCACTTGATGCATATATATCACAACCAGGGGGCGCTTATGACTTAGCACCGCTTGTGGAAGTGACAGATGGAGATCAGGATGATGTGGGGACATTTAGTCTTATGACGATTTCGGTTTCTAAGGCGACCCCATTTTTGTATATGTACTCGAAGTTTTCCGATAACAAGAAACTACTTCCCGCTAATCAGGTGCGGCGGGATGGAGAAAATGATAAGGAATATAATGTACGACAGAGGCGCATGATGTCCGGTTCGCAGTTCAATGCAATTACAGTGGCATTTGAAAAAGCGGGTCTGCCTGTTGACGTCGATTACAATGGAATTTTCGTTACGATGGTCCTTGAAGGAGGAGCCGCAGATGGTATTTTGGAAGCAGGTGATAGAATTCATGCGGTAGACGGTACTGAACTTACAGAATCCGGTCAATTCTTTACGCTGATTGACGATAAAAAATTGGGCGATGACATGCTGTTGTCTGTAGACAGGAGAGACAAATTGCGCGATGTGACGGTCACATTGAAAGAAATCCCTGACAGTGAAGGGCGTGCTGGACTCGGCGTACGCTTTGAAGAGGATCGGGTATTGACAACAGATCCGGAAGTCGAATTCAAAACGTCTGATATTGGCGGACCTTCTGCTGGACTGATGTTCACGCTTGAAATTATGAATCGTTTGTTAGACGAAGACTTAACAAAAGGTTATAACATCGCGGGAACGGGAGAAATGCTAGAAGATGGAACCGTTGGCCGTATTGGGGGCGCAGACTTTAAAGTGATTGCTGCAGACCAGGCGGGGGTGGAAATTTTCTTTGCACCAGCTGATGATTTACCGGCGGAAGTGAAGGCGGCAAATCCGGGAATTATGACCAACTATGAGGAAGCTGTAAAAACAGCAGAGAAAATTGGCACGACTATGACAATCGTGCCGGTCATAACGATTGATGATGCGCTGGATTATTTAGCATCATTAGAAGAAAAATGA
- the coaD gene encoding pantetheine-phosphate adenylyltransferase, producing MAKIAVVPGSFDPVTNGHLDIIKRAARVFEEVYVVVMNNSAKNSLFSVEERVGLIEEVTAMIPNVKVDSSSGLLIDYAKSIGASAIVRGLRAVSDFEYEMQITSMNRVLDESIETFFIMTNNQYSFLSSSIVKEVAKYDGAISELVPKPVEEALAKKFKV from the coding sequence TTGGCTAAAATTGCAGTTGTACCAGGGAGTTTCGACCCTGTAACGAATGGACATTTGGATATTATTAAAAGGGCGGCAAGAGTTTTTGAAGAAGTCTATGTAGTCGTTATGAATAACTCAGCGAAGAATTCCTTATTCTCTGTTGAAGAGCGTGTGGGGCTTATTGAAGAAGTAACCGCAATGATTCCGAATGTGAAAGTGGACTCTTCTTCGGGGTTACTCATCGACTATGCGAAAAGTATAGGGGCATCTGCGATTGTACGTGGACTGCGAGCTGTTTCCGATTTTGAGTACGAAATGCAAATTACTTCGATGAACCGCGTGCTTGATGAAAGCATTGAAACGTTTTTCATCATGACGAATAATCAGTATTCGTTTCTGAGTTCAAGCATTGTAAAAGAAGTGGCGAAGTATGACGGAGCGATTTCTGAGCTTGTCCCGAAACCGGTCGAAGAAGCGCTTGCGAAGAAGTTCAAAGTGTGA
- the rsmD gene encoding 16S rRNA (guanine(966)-N(2))-methyltransferase RsmD: MRVVSGSRKGIPLKSLPGTNTRPTSDKVKESVFNIIGPYFDGGTAVELFGGSGSLSFEALSRGADEAFVFEKNAKACAIIQANAEKCRFTEEVHIQRADARHAVKVLQAAGAKADLLFIDPPYAETKFYDLVQEFVEADLLSEGAIIVCEHEKQLALPDAYGLYRKIKSPVYGNVAITIYEK; the protein is encoded by the coding sequence GTGAGGGTTGTTTCAGGTTCAAGAAAAGGCATTCCACTGAAATCATTGCCGGGTACAAATACACGTCCGACGTCGGATAAAGTGAAAGAGTCTGTGTTCAATATTATCGGACCTTATTTTGATGGAGGCACTGCCGTAGAATTGTTTGGCGGCAGTGGTTCCCTATCTTTTGAAGCGCTTTCAAGGGGAGCCGACGAGGCTTTTGTGTTTGAGAAAAATGCGAAAGCATGTGCAATCATTCAAGCAAATGCAGAAAAGTGTCGCTTTACAGAAGAAGTACATATTCAGCGAGCGGATGCTCGACATGCTGTGAAGGTATTACAGGCGGCAGGAGCGAAGGCTGATTTGTTGTTTATAGATCCTCCTTATGCCGAGACGAAATTTTATGATTTAGTGCAAGAGTTTGTGGAAGCGGATCTCCTGTCTGAAGGAGCCATCATCGTTTGTGAGCATGAAAAGCAACTGGCATTACCGGATGCCTATGGTCTATATCGTAAAATAAAAAGCCCGGTATATGGAAATGTTGCAATAACCATTTATGAGAAATGA
- a CDS encoding stalk domain-containing protein, protein MLNEDKSRLIIPCEVEDLKFIVRTIVLLLVINGLLLSIHYSQSGKVAATNSKVQTYTQEIEVTNRPDGLHIRQHFRGLSEARHEIRWPEASVDRSCYMENATSCARFDESATAFVEGDVTEQSIAYIIPKQAPMEQTALFKAPFASLHGFTASSTAFHLSDETGLGGLWVTGLKQMGTKKIDLMTYAYFKGSGGVTDLYWQKEEEPLLYSGDKLAVYSKGADMTGLEDVDAALKRIGADHSTVVINERQPLIQADRFIVSNATSVEQLSDLFLITNMRARFSIPPNEQLVAEAIASIIGEKPLGLEKTHNVVGLLADALTAEEMEQLRTTLLEAEEQQVDATVLDDMIGKVTGFKTSFFKRNSQEGTALSPFLLEDTRQVHLEGTADPDSRVILKDGKTFYPAQQILSQLGYSVTSNEQSIYIETDARVFRFPKKELFYVYNDRKYSVATKPFEMMENDFYFEAEWFQRLFLLSIKKTDEAIDIVRISKLIEGSDSK, encoded by the coding sequence TTGCTGAATGAAGATAAATCCAGACTTATCATACCATGTGAGGTGGAAGACTTGAAATTTATTGTAAGGACAATTGTGCTTTTACTTGTTATCAATGGACTTCTTCTGAGCATTCATTACAGCCAATCAGGAAAAGTGGCTGCTACAAATTCGAAGGTGCAGACATATACGCAGGAAATTGAAGTGACGAATCGACCTGATGGCCTCCATATACGGCAACATTTTCGAGGGCTATCAGAAGCACGGCATGAAATACGTTGGCCGGAAGCGAGTGTAGACCGTTCTTGTTATATGGAAAATGCGACGTCTTGTGCACGCTTTGATGAGAGTGCTACAGCGTTTGTAGAAGGGGATGTAACCGAACAATCCATTGCGTATATCATTCCTAAACAGGCACCGATGGAACAAACGGCATTGTTCAAAGCCCCATTTGCAAGTCTTCATGGCTTTACGGCTTCATCGACAGCGTTCCATTTGTCAGATGAAACAGGGCTTGGTGGTTTATGGGTTACTGGTTTAAAGCAAATGGGTACAAAGAAAATCGACCTGATGACATATGCTTATTTTAAAGGTTCTGGTGGCGTGACAGATCTCTATTGGCAAAAAGAAGAAGAACCACTTTTGTATAGTGGGGACAAGCTTGCTGTTTATAGCAAAGGGGCGGATATGACCGGGCTTGAAGACGTAGATGCCGCTTTAAAACGTATCGGTGCAGACCATTCAACGGTTGTCATTAATGAGCGACAACCGCTAATTCAAGCGGACAGGTTCATCGTATCCAATGCGACATCTGTAGAACAATTGTCCGATTTGTTTTTGATAACGAATATGCGTGCCCGCTTTTCCATTCCACCAAATGAGCAGCTTGTTGCGGAAGCAATTGCCTCTATTATTGGTGAAAAGCCATTGGGATTAGAAAAAACGCATAATGTTGTAGGTTTGTTAGCGGATGCATTAACAGCGGAAGAAATGGAACAGCTACGAACAACTTTGTTGGAAGCAGAAGAGCAACAAGTCGATGCGACTGTTTTGGATGATATGATTGGCAAAGTTACAGGTTTTAAAACGTCCTTTTTTAAGCGTAATAGCCAAGAAGGAACGGCTTTGTCTCCATTTTTGTTGGAAGATACACGGCAAGTGCATCTGGAAGGAACAGCTGATCCAGACAGCAGAGTGATTTTGAAAGACGGTAAAACATTTTATCCGGCTCAACAAATATTAAGCCAGTTAGGGTATTCGGTAACCTCAAATGAGCAGTCCATTTATATTGAAACGGATGCACGCGTATTCCGATTTCCTAAAAAAGAGCTTTTTTATGTGTATAATGATCGGAAATATAGTGTTGCAACGAAGCCTTTTGAAATGATGGAAAATGATTTTTATTTTGAAGCAGAGTGGTTTCAACGCTTGTTTTTGTTGAGTATAAAAAAGACAGATGAGGCAATTGACATCGTTCGAATCTCCAAATTGATAGAGGGAAGTGACAGCAAGTGA
- a CDS encoding methylthioribose kinase, with protein sequence MILHQRFIELGEGYGDVYELCELIRTNQNRLHKTFILSSETTSGHALSLAAAFEPANDSHFMPIYVCREGIIQSGAEKSKRRLLFEEAAEQAGTAAAYIELKHSSEFAERDLYFQYVTGILRLNHLLPPLR encoded by the coding sequence ATGATATTGCACCAACGATTTATAGAACTTGGTGAAGGTTATGGAGACGTCTACGAATTATGCGAATTAATCCGCACAAATCAAAACCGTCTGCATAAGACTTTCATCTTATCCTCTGAAACAACATCAGGGCACGCATTATCGCTTGCCGCAGCCTTTGAGCCTGCAAACGACAGTCACTTCATGCCGATTTACGTTTGCCGAGAAGGAATCATCCAATCAGGTGCTGAAAAATCGAAACGAAGATTGCTCTTTGAAGAAGCTGCGGAACAAGCTGGCACTGCAGCCGCTTACATCGAGTTGAAGCACTCTTCTGAGTTTGCCGAACGAGACCTGTACTTTCAATATGTGACAGGTATCCTACGACTCAATCATTTACTACCACCATTACGCTAA
- a CDS encoding DUF2129 domain-containing protein, producing the protein MVDRQGVIIYLHHLKQAKSFRKYGHVHYISRKMKYVVLYCNMEDVNAVISKIERLPSVKKVSPSYRPYVKTEYENAKPDKAKEYDYKTGL; encoded by the coding sequence ATGGTTGATCGACAAGGAGTTATTATCTATCTCCATCATTTAAAACAAGCGAAATCATTTCGTAAATACGGTCATGTCCATTATATATCACGTAAAATGAAGTACGTTGTTCTTTACTGCAATATGGAAGATGTTAATGCAGTCATTAGTAAAATCGAACGTCTTCCATCCGTGAAAAAAGTCAGCCCTTCGTACAGACCTTATGTAAAAACGGAATATGAAAACGCCAAGCCCGATAAGGCAAAGGAATACGATTATAAAACCGGATTATAA
- a CDS encoding glycerophosphodiester phosphodiesterase family protein: MGRKTKMALTVGAASVAAWAASKVVAKPAPREGKKALDFDNPIILAHRGGLTEAPANTMATFSTAAKLGVHGFAVDIRLTKDEEIIVFHDEIVDHVTDFSGKVADYTMSELQKADAGYTYTNDNGEHPYRNSGERILSLRELLETFSHMLIAINLTDTPDTYEGSLMPSKLWRLLEELGAEDRVIVMSAYDEQTDRFNLYAQNRVAIGAGNTEVKRAYAAFTSKFGHLYSPRVDFFIVPEKLGMFPLGTESFILFLSSLNIPVYFEGINNPDTFTKLLNAGAAGFVTNHSALAMDIVQKNSAE, translated from the coding sequence ATGGGTAGAAAAACAAAAATGGCACTCACGGTAGGCGCCGCCAGTGTTGCTGCGTGGGCTGCTTCTAAAGTTGTTGCAAAACCTGCCCCTCGTGAAGGTAAAAAAGCACTCGACTTTGACAATCCAATTATTCTCGCTCATCGTGGCGGCCTTACTGAAGCACCTGCCAATACAATGGCTACATTCTCAACAGCGGCAAAACTCGGCGTGCATGGATTTGCCGTTGATATCCGTCTAACAAAAGACGAAGAAATCATCGTCTTTCATGATGAAATCGTAGATCATGTAACCGATTTTTCCGGCAAAGTAGCAGATTATACAATGAGCGAATTACAAAAAGCTGATGCAGGTTATACCTATACAAACGACAATGGAGAACATCCTTATCGCAATAGCGGCGAGAGAATCCTTTCTCTTCGTGAACTTCTTGAGACATTCTCACATATGCTGATCGCCATTAACTTAACAGATACGCCAGATACCTACGAAGGAAGTTTAATGCCTTCTAAACTGTGGAGACTTCTTGAAGAACTCGGTGCCGAAGATCGTGTGATTGTGATGAGCGCATATGATGAGCAAACTGATAGATTCAATTTATATGCACAAAATCGGGTAGCCATTGGTGCTGGTAATACTGAAGTGAAGAGAGCCTACGCTGCGTTTACAAGCAAGTTTGGCCATCTGTATAGCCCACGTGTGGATTTTTTCATCGTACCTGAAAAATTGGGTATGTTTCCTTTAGGCACAGAGAGTTTCATCCTCTTTCTGTCTTCCTTAAATATCCCCGTCTATTTTGAGGGCATCAACAATCCCGACACATTCACCAAACTACTAAACGCAGGTGCCGCAGGTTTTGTTACAAATCACTCGGCACTAGCAATGGATATCGTGCAAAAAAATAGTGCTGAATAA
- a CDS encoding YlbF family regulator: MMMTDEWITIIEQAEQLSEMLLSSEMVADYRRAHDTVYSDVELGKSIKEFTTMKERYEEVQRFGRYHPDYHIVMKSIRVQKRELDVNEQVAALRLAENDVQEMLDEIGSIIAKSVSPAVKVPAGSAFFTSDSSCGGSCGTGSSCSCSA, encoded by the coding sequence ATGATGATGACCGACGAATGGATCACCATCATCGAACAAGCGGAACAACTCTCCGAAATGCTACTTTCTTCGGAAATGGTAGCTGACTATCGTAGAGCGCACGATACGGTCTATTCCGATGTGGAATTAGGAAAATCCATCAAAGAGTTTACAACTATGAAAGAGCGCTATGAAGAAGTGCAACGATTCGGACGTTACCATCCGGATTATCATATAGTAATGAAGAGTATTCGTGTGCAGAAGCGAGAGTTGGATGTAAACGAACAGGTCGCCGCTTTACGATTGGCTGAGAATGATGTTCAAGAAATGCTTGACGAGATTGGTTCAATCATTGCAAAATCTGTATCACCAGCAGTAAAAGTGCCAGCAGGTAGCGCATTCTTTACATCCGATTCATCATGCGGCGGTAGCTGTGGTACCGGAAGCAGCTGTTCTTGTTCGGCATAA
- a CDS encoding UDP-N-acetylmuramoyl-L-alanyl-D-glutamate--2,6-diaminopimelate ligase: MLLLTELLKDWPCTVSGKGIRAIVAGITETASTVKAGYIFIARKGVRDDGALYIAEAVERGAVAIVVDRAIEPTITLGVPVVTVPDCRKFLSYASARFAGNPSERLKVIAVTGTNGKTTVTHFIGQLLKRHGVRTAVIGTTGIFVDGVQMMFNAPKMTTLPAEYLHPLLALCEEAGVTHIVLEASSVGLSTCRLDHCQIDIGILLNIGVDHYEEHGGQEAYIQAKKKLVHLAKTIIVNGEDAHCVAMAKDAAVPKVYFGDNRVADCYLDDEQLQLSMPGNYNRRNALAASSALVILGYQLDKVLPFCPLLQLPEGRLQQMERGGVTVFIDYAHTPDALEAVLQTLSGICQGKLITVFGCGGERDRGKRREMGELAVFYSASVIVTSDNPRSEDPLAIIADIMSGFGGECTAAEAVPDRKNAIRQAVFYAAPGDIVLIAGKGHEKTQHTAVGLISFSDFEVAQQALREKIYIHPEETSPE; this comes from the coding sequence ATGCTGCTATTAACGGAGCTATTGAAAGACTGGCCTTGTACGGTCAGTGGCAAAGGGATTAGAGCTATCGTCGCGGGGATTACTGAAACGGCGTCAACTGTTAAAGCGGGGTATATTTTTATTGCAAGAAAAGGTGTACGGGATGATGGTGCGTTATATATTGCAGAGGCGGTAGAGCGTGGGGCCGTGGCGATTGTGGTCGATCGGGCTATTGAACCGACTATTACCCTCGGTGTGCCTGTTGTGACTGTACCTGATTGTAGAAAATTCCTGTCATATGCGAGTGCTCGGTTTGCAGGCAATCCTTCGGAGAGGTTGAAAGTCATAGCTGTTACGGGCACAAATGGTAAAACAACGGTAACGCATTTTATAGGGCAATTATTAAAGCGGCATGGTGTTCGAACAGCGGTTATTGGAACGACGGGTATTTTTGTGGATGGTGTTCAAATGATGTTTAATGCGCCTAAAATGACGACATTACCTGCTGAATACCTGCATCCTCTACTTGCATTATGTGAAGAGGCAGGTGTTACACACATCGTTTTAGAAGCATCGTCTGTTGGATTATCCACGTGTCGTTTAGATCATTGTCAAATTGATATTGGCATATTGTTGAATATTGGGGTTGATCATTACGAAGAGCATGGCGGGCAGGAGGCTTATATACAAGCAAAAAAGAAGCTTGTGCATCTAGCTAAAACGATTATTGTCAACGGAGAAGATGCGCATTGTGTGGCAATGGCTAAAGATGCGGCGGTGCCGAAGGTGTATTTTGGGGATAATCGAGTAGCCGATTGTTATTTGGATGATGAACAATTGCAGCTATCGATGCCGGGTAACTATAATAGGCGCAATGCATTGGCGGCTAGTAGTGCGTTGGTGATTTTAGGATACCAATTGGATAAAGTTTTACCTTTCTGTCCCTTACTGCAACTACCTGAAGGAAGGTTACAGCAGATGGAGCGAGGGGGGGTAACGGTGTTCATTGACTATGCGCATACACCTGATGCACTTGAAGCTGTTTTACAAACACTTTCTGGGATTTGCCAAGGTAAGCTGATCACCGTTTTTGGCTGTGGCGGGGAGCGAGATAGAGGGAAAAGAAGAGAGATGGGAGAGCTTGCTGTATTTTATTCGGCAAGTGTCATTGTGACGTCAGATAATCCGAGAAGTGAGGATCCGTTAGCGATCATTGCAGACATTATGTCGGGCTTTGGGGGAGAGTGTACGGCGGCCGAAGCTGTACCTGATCGAAAGAATGCTATTCGCCAAGCCGTTTTCTATGCGGCGCCAGGGGATATTGTATTAATTGCTGGAAAAGGGCATGAGAAGACACAGCATACAGCTGTAGGATTGATCTCTTTCTCCGATTTCGAAGTAGCACAGCAAGCTTTGCGTGAAAAAATCTATATTCATCCTGAAGAAACGAGTCCAGAATAG